Proteins from a genomic interval of Phenylobacterium sp. LH3H17:
- a CDS encoding hemolysin family protein, which yields MANSSDGSRPPEPARQSRGVRAFLRRLRGKAGEVLAVPSANGAGGALVEQAAAFQTMRVDDVMTPRVDIVAVELSTPFAEVVERFAEAEHSRMPIFRETLDDPIGVIHVKDIFKLLAGRGKRPGPSDLILQKLRREVLYVPGSMRCADLLLRMQAERTHMALVIDEFGGTDGLVTMEDLVEAVVGDIDDEHDEAAVASVTPRPGGVFEVDGRAPLEKLEAALDTDLAPPDLDEEIDTVGGLVSALAGRVPQRGEVIAHPGGFEIQVLDADPRRVKRVRFKPAAKPEPMVEA from the coding sequence ATGGCTAACTCCTCCGACGGTTCCAGACCGCCCGAACCCGCCCGGCAGAGCCGGGGCGTTCGGGCCTTCCTCCGCCGACTGCGCGGCAAGGCCGGCGAGGTCCTGGCCGTCCCGTCCGCCAACGGCGCCGGCGGCGCCCTGGTGGAGCAGGCCGCCGCCTTCCAGACCATGCGGGTGGACGACGTGATGACGCCTCGGGTGGACATCGTGGCCGTCGAGCTGTCGACCCCCTTCGCCGAGGTGGTGGAGCGATTCGCCGAGGCCGAGCACAGCCGCATGCCGATCTTCCGCGAGACCCTCGACGACCCCATCGGCGTGATCCACGTCAAGGACATCTTCAAGCTGCTGGCCGGACGTGGGAAGCGGCCCGGCCCCAGCGACCTGATCCTGCAGAAGCTGCGCCGCGAGGTGCTCTATGTGCCGGGCTCCATGCGCTGCGCCGACCTGCTGCTGCGCATGCAGGCCGAACGCACCCACATGGCCCTGGTCATCGACGAGTTCGGCGGCACCGACGGCCTGGTGACCATGGAGGACCTGGTCGAGGCGGTGGTCGGCGACATCGACGACGAGCACGACGAGGCCGCCGTCGCCAGCGTCACGCCGCGTCCCGGTGGGGTGTTCGAGGTGGACGGCCGCGCGCCGCTGGAGAAGCTCGAGGCGGCGCTCGACACCGATCTGGCCCCGCCCGACCTGGACGAGGAGATCGACACCGTGGGCGGCCTGGTGTCGGCCCTCGCCGGACGCGTGCCGCAGCGGGGCGAGGTCATCGCCCATCCCGGCGGCTTCGAGATCCAGGTGCTGGACGCCGATCCCCGGCGGGTGAAGCGCGTGCGGTTCAAGCCCGCCGCCAAGCCCGAACCCATGGTCGAGGCCTAG